Proteins found in one Methanospirillum hungatei JF-1 genomic segment:
- a CDS encoding tetratricopeptide repeat protein: protein MTEEDPLSIVQVRYARGEIDTAEYEEFLSWFLKNISFQQVPSLKIASERYANGEITIGQYKEIISHLLNDIGNYQQSAPLRAIHLRYAEGDIDTAEFEEKVGVLMRDIPAYPYNPPLAVLFMRYAKGEIDNLRYQEMLTHLSTYCTPNLPSTPKEASTPPEPQKTSAPSPKPAAPPVGQKPPASSPPPEAPQTPDPYRLNFAAVQNPPSPSPVGDVSAVHPDIHGGLPPEMDIGGLGGSGSGVISEQQVMMEPARDITAERGSYHITDISTSATPVTVLVKPDMEIPKKETTISFKQNVSEVKPEEEIGAKSDQESAPSAPAPEPDNIISEVATSPSGNHQKIKALIKQGKYYEAITRLDEMLLESSDDYRSLFLKSIALFNIGKGDEALEILSKAKESCTNKDDAKEIERIYSHIVQKGGSKNGQKKEKEKEKEKESAQSAQKDVGKVPSLTSHPERVKNEHSDLIEKICNQAQSLIDTGDYKGANEILADIQGLVKDIPVEIMQKESIDDLFAAKGFVLYQLKEFCEAKKFFKEATRINPKNETAIHYLNDIRVRDCNKFVRHV, encoded by the coding sequence ATGACTGAAGAAGATCCTCTATCAATAGTGCAGGTGCGGTATGCACGGGGAGAAATTGATACTGCAGAGTATGAAGAATTTCTCTCCTGGTTTTTGAAAAATATCTCATTCCAACAGGTTCCTTCTCTGAAGATAGCTTCAGAGCGGTACGCAAACGGAGAGATTACTATTGGGCAGTATAAAGAGATCATCTCTCATCTTCTCAATGATATCGGCAATTATCAGCAGAGTGCTCCGCTCAGGGCAATTCATCTCAGGTATGCAGAAGGGGATATCGACACTGCTGAATTTGAGGAGAAGGTTGGGGTTCTCATGCGGGACATTCCTGCATATCCCTACAATCCGCCACTTGCGGTCCTGTTTATGCGGTATGCAAAAGGTGAGATCGATAACCTGCGGTACCAGGAGATGCTCACCCATCTGTCGACATACTGCACGCCAAATCTCCCCAGTACGCCAAAGGAGGCATCCACTCCTCCTGAACCACAGAAAACTTCTGCTCCCTCCCCAAAGCCCGCAGCACCCCCTGTTGGACAAAAACCTCCTGCCTCATCCCCTCCACCTGAAGCACCCCAGACACCGGATCCCTACCGTTTAAATTTCGCAGCAGTTCAGAACCCTCCCTCTCCCTCTCCGGTTGGTGATGTCAGTGCAGTCCACCCGGACATACATGGCGGATTACCCCCGGAGATGGACATCGGAGGACTGGGAGGATCAGGTTCCGGAGTCATCAGTGAGCAGCAGGTGATGATGGAGCCGGCCCGGGACATCACGGCTGAACGGGGATCATACCATATTACCGATATCAGTACATCTGCCACCCCGGTCACGGTTCTGGTAAAACCGGACATGGAAATCCCGAAGAAAGAGACGACCATCTCATTTAAGCAGAACGTATCAGAAGTTAAGCCTGAAGAGGAGATTGGCGCAAAATCTGATCAGGAGTCGGCACCATCTGCACCAGCCCCGGAACCTGACAACATCATATCAGAGGTTGCCACTTCACCCTCAGGGAACCATCAGAAGATTAAGGCACTCATTAAGCAGGGTAAATACTATGAAGCCATTACCCGCCTTGATGAGATGCTTCTTGAGTCTTCTGATGACTACCGGTCATTGTTCCTGAAGAGTATTGCACTTTTTAATATCGGGAAAGGTGATGAGGCACTTGAAATATTAAGCAAAGCGAAGGAGTCCTGCACCAACAAGGATGATGCGAAAGAGATAGAGCGGATCTACAGCCATATTGTGCAGAAGGGCGGAAGCAAGAACGGACAGAAGAAAGAGAAGGAGAAAGAGAAGGAGAAAGAGTCTGCACAGAGTGCACAAAAGGACGTGGGCAAAGTCCCTTCCCTGACAAGTCATCCTGAACGGGTAAAGAACGAACACTCAGATTTGATCGAGAAGATCTGTAATCAGGCCCAGAGCCTGATTGACACCGGCGATTATAAAGGAGCAAATGAGATCTTAGCCGATATCCAGGGCCTTGTTAAGGATATTCCGGTTGAAATCATGCAGAAAGAGTCTATCGACGACCTTTTTGCAGCAAAAGGATTTGTCCTGTATCAGCTGAAAGAGTTTTGTGAGGCGAAAAAATTCTTCAAGGAAGCGACCAGGATAAATCCAAAGAATGAGACCGCGATACATTACCTGAATGACATCAGGGTTCGTGACTGTAACAAGTTTGTCCGGCACGTATAA
- a CDS encoding PKD domain-containing protein: protein MMNDEEDMLELLDDEGTADQLDLELDEPEEEASPYVDESIEEAAPEPEESEEPEETGGRELEIDIRLIIVAIVAIAAIILAGVFFVMPILMPAGPPTVTMTPSQSGEDVFLYYESGPELQEQDVRFTLGGAEIPREKIMLMGGVTWPWTQGTVLKVDTSGYEKPASVAVIYTKGEGETLLFSAPAEPTPTPTPTPTPEPTPEPVMTPEILVPSQPIPVQPVQMEDFMNQTLIRFDAQPTTGIQPLTVQFADQTQVCAQNRSWNFGDGMTSNARYPEHIYPFPGTYTASLDMTFCDPDESSETPVKEITVLPVDRQDTLLSGPGAASIDAGGSLFFTVRGPAMLIRIGGKDYYLKKGDLVRIDLNDGGTGYISIINNAIVQFNFENVSIWVNDKEFGSGWLTNININQYEQIASADITIRIIAQEPGLKGLVNGIPAIVASPGQMVTLHNVGTDSTGKFLFSIQDGAGFSFRGGIESYEVTTPF from the coding sequence ATGATGAATGATGAAGAGGACATGCTCGAGCTTCTCGACGATGAGGGGACGGCTGATCAGCTTGACCTGGAGCTTGATGAGCCGGAAGAGGAAGCTTCGCCTTACGTTGACGAGAGTATAGAAGAAGCAGCGCCTGAACCTGAGGAATCCGAAGAACCGGAGGAGACCGGCGGGCGCGAACTAGAGATCGATATCAGGTTAATTATTGTTGCAATTGTCGCAATAGCAGCGATCATTCTTGCAGGAGTATTTTTTGTTATGCCCATACTGATGCCGGCTGGTCCGCCGACGGTTACCATGACGCCAAGTCAGTCTGGAGAAGACGTATTCCTGTATTATGAATCCGGCCCTGAGCTTCAGGAACAGGATGTAAGATTTACGCTGGGCGGCGCTGAAATACCACGGGAAAAGATCATGCTGATGGGGGGCGTGACATGGCCGTGGACACAGGGGACGGTCCTCAAGGTTGACACCTCCGGATATGAAAAACCGGCATCTGTGGCGGTAATATATACGAAAGGGGAAGGTGAAACTCTGCTGTTTTCAGCACCAGCAGAGCCCACGCCGACACCAACACCGACTCCCACCCCTGAGCCTACACCTGAACCGGTTATGACCCCGGAGATCCTGGTTCCGTCCCAGCCGATTCCTGTTCAGCCGGTTCAGATGGAGGATTTCATGAACCAGACCCTGATCAGGTTTGATGCCCAACCGACCACCGGCATTCAGCCACTGACCGTTCAGTTCGCTGATCAGACACAGGTGTGTGCACAGAACCGGTCATGGAACTTTGGTGATGGGATGACATCCAATGCACGATACCCTGAGCACATCTATCCCTTCCCGGGTACCTACACCGCAAGCCTTGACATGACCTTCTGTGACCCTGATGAGTCATCAGAAACACCGGTAAAAGAGATCACCGTGCTCCCGGTTGACAGGCAGGACACGCTTCTTTCAGGCCCCGGAGCAGCAAGTATTGATGCAGGAGGATCATTATTCTTCACCGTCAGGGGCCCTGCGATGTTGATTCGAATAGGAGGAAAGGATTACTATCTGAAGAAGGGGGACCTGGTCAGAATTGACCTGAACGATGGGGGCACCGGATATATCTCTATCATAAACAATGCAATTGTCCAGTTCAACTTTGAAAACGTATCAATCTGGGTAAATGACAAGGAATTTGGATCCGGATGGCTTACAAACATCAATATCAATCAATATGAGCAGATTGCATCGGCTGACATCACCATCCGGATCATCGCCCAGGAACCTGGTCTGAAAGGACTGGTAAACGGGATTCCGGCGATTGTGGCAAGTCCGGGTCAGATGGTAACCCTGCACAATGTCGGAACCGATTCAACCGGCAAGTTCCTCTTTAGTATCCAGGATGGGGCAGGATTTTCCTTCAGGGGAGGCATTGAATCATATGAAGTCACTACTCCCTTTTGA
- a CDS encoding PKD domain-containing protein, whose amino-acid sequence MNKEHAMTQIQTIVVMTVIMVVLFLLGVILVVWNPIPERIPQATISIEGEGDSIVMQHIDGDSFSSDRLIIKVNGDVQPNTNMNFQGGTWPWSPGERMQFYYPAPDAPRLVEVLYVTDKGDSVLIDKARLDPPPVVSATPLPVEMVLPVTPTPLPTNIPVNLKDANPFQPPISDFTAEPRVGDPPLTVTFHDLSYGQVSEYLWSFGDGSTSTLQNPVHTYFVPGAYTVSLLVTNAYGSNRRTAGDFIVIGSPPVAKYLAEPSSGQAPLTVQFTDLSTGSPKSWEWSFGDGTQSSEKNPVHIFQYAGVYNVTLRVTNAYGTDKYSQEAGINVTAPTKMDVYLAGSINGALIPDGYVRLRVTDPASSMKIAGKIFTFEPGDMIQLIYGPGSMDGTISTDKNRFTAFNFNDITLVKNGETLARGPVNSFSLGGFDSYASTLNLTIPRGDPYSTLYINSEPYKYVESPKFTFSGIGPDSAGRFFYQKSAQAMNFQGGIAELTMG is encoded by the coding sequence ATGAATAAAGAACACGCAATGACGCAGATTCAGACAATCGTGGTCATGACCGTTATCATGGTTGTGCTGTTTCTTCTTGGTGTGATCCTGGTGGTATGGAATCCGATACCTGAACGGATACCCCAGGCCACTATCAGTATTGAAGGCGAAGGCGACTCGATCGTGATGCAACACATTGATGGTGATTCGTTCTCATCAGACCGGCTTATCATCAAGGTGAACGGGGATGTTCAGCCGAACACAAATATGAACTTCCAGGGCGGTACATGGCCCTGGTCACCAGGAGAACGGATGCAGTTTTATTACCCGGCACCGGATGCACCACGACTGGTAGAGGTGCTGTACGTGACCGACAAGGGAGACAGTGTTCTGATAGACAAGGCTCGACTTGATCCCCCACCGGTGGTATCGGCAACTCCCCTTCCGGTTGAGATGGTCCTTCCGGTCACCCCGACTCCGCTTCCGACCAACATCCCGGTAAATTTAAAGGATGCAAACCCGTTCCAGCCACCCATCAGTGATTTTACCGCTGAACCCAGGGTTGGCGATCCACCACTGACGGTGACGTTCCATGATCTCAGTTACGGGCAGGTTTCCGAATACCTCTGGAGCTTTGGAGACGGCTCGACGTCCACCCTTCAAAACCCGGTTCATACATATTTTGTACCAGGAGCATACACTGTCAGCCTCCTCGTGACCAATGCGTATGGATCAAACCGCCGGACTGCCGGGGACTTTATCGTGATTGGATCCCCGCCGGTCGCAAAATACCTTGCCGAACCATCAAGTGGACAGGCCCCCCTGACCGTTCAGTTTACTGATCTCTCAACCGGCAGCCCGAAGAGCTGGGAATGGTCATTTGGCGATGGGACCCAGTCATCTGAGAAGAACCCGGTTCACATCTTCCAGTATGCCGGAGTATACAATGTCACCCTCCGGGTCACCAACGCTTATGGAACAGACAAGTACTCCCAGGAGGCTGGTATTAATGTCACTGCCCCGACCAAGATGGATGTATATCTTGCAGGAAGTATAAACGGAGCACTCATCCCTGATGGATATGTTAGGCTCAGAGTGACTGATCCGGCAAGTTCCATGAAGATAGCCGGGAAGATTTTTACCTTTGAACCAGGAGATATGATCCAGCTCATCTACGGGCCGGGATCCATGGATGGAACCATATCCACCGATAAGAACAGGTTTACCGCATTCAACTTTAATGATATCACCCTTGTCAAGAATGGGGAGACGCTGGCACGTGGCCCGGTCAACAGTTTCTCTCTTGGCGGGTTTGACAGCTATGCATCAACCCTGAACCTCACCATACCAAGAGGGGATCCCTATTCAACGCTGTATATCAATTCTGAACCGTACAAGTATGTTGAAAGTCCGAAGTTCACGTTCTCCGGAATCGGACCGGATAGTGCTGGCCGGTTCTTTTATCAGAAATCAGCCCAGGCTATGAACTTCCAGGGCGGGATTGCCGAACTTACCATGGGATAA
- a CDS encoding methanogenesis marker 8 protein, which yields MDEHIIEAAGRCRVVVRDGKVVEVGSPLITECPLARRFACPVNEMTSEAIRDNIQNRIDSFGMCTPGRELTSDEVFVGFGASEIISTALKSRFIDAAVIVCDGAGTVVVTKPEMAQGIGGRMSGLISTSPIPDVIRRIEDEGGIVVDPDHAFLDPIAGVRAAKMAGYEHLIVTIHNPEDARAIREYDSDAIIIAVHTTGYSHEDAEKVKQYADIVTACASQTIREICGPCAILQAGSTVPVYALTSGGKHLILLRMAAIEYPLFVTHADLPVSGEKSPHPLI from the coding sequence ATGGATGAACATATCATAGAAGCAGCCGGACGTTGCAGAGTCGTCGTCAGAGATGGTAAAGTGGTCGAAGTAGGAAGTCCTCTTATAACCGAATGCCCTCTTGCACGCAGATTTGCCTGTCCGGTCAATGAGATGACATCTGAAGCAATACGGGATAATATTCAGAACCGTATAGACTCGTTTGGGATGTGCACCCCAGGTCGTGAGCTTACTTCAGATGAGGTGTTTGTCGGATTTGGAGCGTCAGAAATAATCAGCACTGCCCTGAAAAGCCGGTTTATTGATGCAGCGGTCATCGTCTGTGACGGGGCCGGTACCGTTGTTGTCACGAAACCGGAGATGGCACAGGGTATAGGAGGGAGAATGTCAGGACTTATCAGTACGTCACCGATTCCTGATGTTATCCGGAGAATAGAAGATGAAGGAGGGATCGTTGTTGATCCTGACCATGCCTTCCTTGATCCCATTGCAGGCGTCCGTGCTGCGAAAATGGCCGGATATGAGCATCTTATCGTGACCATCCATAATCCGGAGGATGCACGGGCGATCAGGGAGTATGATTCAGATGCTATCATCATCGCCGTGCATACTACCGGTTACTCTCACGAGGATGCAGAGAAGGTTAAACAATATGCTGATATCGTAACCGCATGTGCCTCACAGACTATCCGTGAGATCTGCGGACCATGCGCCATTCTTCAGGCAGGATCCACAGTGCCGGTATACGCCCTCACCTCTGGCGGAAAACACCTGATCCTTCTGCG